In one Bradyrhizobium cosmicum genomic region, the following are encoded:
- a CDS encoding RidA family protein: MKREALRVEPISSFLDRRNAPVSPVTRAGNMIFVAGLPPFDPETGEIAEVPIERQSEIVMEQMKLCLQAAGASLDDVMKCNVYCTSTKHFAAFNAVYARYFPHDPPARIFVCTPEWFGPFDVEIDCIAMM, translated from the coding sequence ATGAAACGCGAAGCGCTCCGCGTCGAACCGATCTCGTCCTTTCTCGATCGCCGCAATGCGCCGGTCTCGCCGGTGACACGGGCCGGCAACATGATCTTCGTCGCCGGCCTGCCGCCGTTCGACCCCGAGACGGGTGAGATCGCGGAGGTGCCGATCGAGCGGCAGAGCGAGATCGTCATGGAGCAGATGAAGCTGTGCCTTCAGGCGGCCGGCGCCTCGCTCGACGATGTCATGAAGTGCAACGTCTACTGCACTTCGACCAAACACTTCGCCGCGTTCAACGCGGTCTATGCGCGCTACTTCCCGCACGATCCGCCGGCGCGGATCTTCGTCTGCACGCCGGAATGGTTCGGCCCCTTCGACGTCGAGATCGACTGCATCGCGATGATGTGA
- a CDS encoding TetR/AcrR family transcriptional regulator has product MASDHTRSAILAAAERLYADRGFGDVTLRDIVAEANVNLAAVNYHFGSKDELIAELFVTRSIATNRERLRELKAAEEQGGGRAPIEVILRALVGPTLRGCLGPENQRSTAARFMIRASIESVPPIRRIKNREIDHLRKFAGAMRRALPDRSDVDIYWGLNFALAMAHHTIRESERLTKLSEGKCDLDDVEDVVARVVSVATMALTAGRTEAKVPTRLAAR; this is encoded by the coding sequence ATGGCCAGCGATCATACGAGGTCTGCCATTCTCGCCGCCGCCGAGCGGCTCTATGCCGATCGCGGCTTCGGCGACGTGACGCTGCGCGACATCGTCGCGGAGGCCAATGTCAACCTCGCGGCGGTGAACTATCATTTCGGCTCGAAGGACGAACTGATCGCGGAATTATTTGTCACCCGCTCGATCGCGACCAACCGCGAGCGCCTGCGCGAGTTGAAGGCGGCGGAAGAGCAAGGCGGCGGCCGCGCGCCGATCGAGGTGATCCTGCGCGCGCTGGTCGGGCCGACCCTGCGCGGTTGTCTCGGGCCGGAGAACCAGCGCTCGACGGCCGCGCGCTTCATGATCCGCGCCTCGATCGAATCCGTGCCGCCGATCCGACGCATCAAGAACCGCGAGATCGACCATTTGCGGAAATTCGCCGGCGCGATGCGACGGGCCCTGCCCGACCGCAGTGACGTCGATATCTATTGGGGCCTGAACTTCGCGCTCGCCATGGCGCACCACACCATCCGCGAGAGCGAGCGGCTGACGAAGTTGTCCGAAGGCAAATGCGATCTCGACGACGTCGAGGACGTGGTTGCGCGCGTCGTCAGTGTCGCGACGATGGCGCTCACGGCGGGACGAACGGAAGCGAAGGTGCCGACACGGCTGGCCGCGCGTTAG
- a CDS encoding acyl-CoA dehydrogenase family protein, protein MDFDLSTKQKEWLDRVQSFMTKHVRPAVPIYNEQDKAGDRWKVIPVLEDLKKKAKAEGLWNMFMPPNEHEDDEFRGAGLTNLEYALLSEQMGHISWASEVFNCSAPDTGNMEVFMRYGSKEQKRKWLRPLMDGEIRSAFLMTEPAVASSDATNIETSIVRDGDHYVINGRKWWSSGVGDPRCKIAILMGKTDFKAAKHQQQSQILVPLDTPGIKVEKMLPVFGFDDAPHGHAQVLLENVRVPKENILLGEGRGFEIAQGRLGPGRIHHCMRTIGKAEEALEKMVKRLMSRTAFGKKIVEHSVWEQRIGEARTNIEMTRLLCLKAADMMDKVGNKTAQAEIAMIKVAAPNMALKIIDEAIQAFGGAGVSDEAGLAKDYAGIRTLRLADGPDEVHNRAIARLEVRKYANSPKH, encoded by the coding sequence ATGGATTTCGATCTGTCCACCAAGCAGAAGGAATGGCTCGACCGCGTGCAGTCCTTCATGACCAAGCACGTGCGTCCGGCGGTGCCGATCTATAACGAGCAGGACAAGGCCGGCGATCGCTGGAAGGTCATCCCGGTGCTGGAAGATCTGAAGAAGAAGGCCAAGGCCGAAGGCCTCTGGAACATGTTCATGCCGCCGAACGAGCATGAGGACGATGAATTCCGCGGCGCGGGATTGACCAATCTCGAATACGCGCTGCTGTCGGAGCAGATGGGCCACATCTCCTGGGCCTCGGAAGTTTTCAACTGCTCCGCGCCCGACACCGGCAACATGGAAGTGTTCATGCGCTACGGCTCCAAGGAGCAGAAGCGCAAATGGCTGCGTCCGCTGATGGACGGCGAGATCCGCTCGGCGTTCCTGATGACGGAACCCGCGGTCGCCTCGTCGGATGCGACCAACATCGAAACCAGCATCGTGCGCGACGGTGACCACTACGTCATCAACGGCCGCAAATGGTGGTCGTCCGGCGTCGGCGATCCCCGCTGCAAGATCGCGATCCTGATGGGCAAGACCGATTTCAAGGCGGCCAAGCACCAGCAGCAGTCGCAGATCCTGGTTCCGCTCGACACCCCCGGCATCAAGGTCGAGAAGATGCTGCCGGTGTTCGGCTTCGACGACGCGCCGCACGGCCACGCCCAGGTGCTGCTCGAGAACGTGCGCGTGCCGAAGGAGAACATCCTGCTCGGCGAGGGCCGCGGCTTCGAGATCGCGCAGGGCCGCCTCGGTCCCGGCCGCATCCATCACTGCATGCGCACCATCGGCAAGGCCGAGGAAGCGCTGGAGAAGATGGTGAAGCGTCTGATGTCGCGCACAGCGTTCGGCAAGAAGATCGTCGAGCACTCTGTGTGGGAGCAGCGCATCGGCGAGGCCCGCACCAACATCGAGATGACGCGTCTGCTGTGTCTGAAGGCCGCCGACATGATGGACAAGGTCGGCAACAAGACGGCGCAGGCCGAGATCGCCATGATCAAGGTCGCCGCGCCCAACATGGCGCTGAAGATCATCGACGAGGCGATCCAGGCCTTTGGTGGCGCCGGCGTTTCGGACGAAGCGGGTCTTGCCAAGGACTACGCCGGCATCCGCACGCTGCGGCTCGCCGACGGTCCGGACGAGGTGCACAATCGCGCCATTGCCAGGCTCGAGGTTCGGAAGTATGCCAACTCTCCCAAGCATTAA
- a CDS encoding phosphotransferase family protein yields the protein MADGVRKDEEFSGTKPVEERHRFDELRLEAWMRDNVEGYEGPLVVLQFKGGQSNPTYRLNTPKRSYVMRRKPFGKLLPSAHAVDREYRVIAALGKQGFPVARAYALCQDDGVIGAAFYIMSMEEGRVFWDPTLPSQTPEDRRKIFTSKIETLAKLHMYDPVAIGLGEFGKPGNYFARQIDRWTKQYRASETQHIPEFEKVAEWLPKTVPEQARVSIVHGDYRLDNMIFHPTEPRVLAVLDWELSTLGDPMADFTYLLMQWIMPGLEGADLKALNIPSVEEAAQIYCNVTKMTVPDLNWYFAYNLFRLAGITQGIAGRVRDGTAANAKALESAKRTVPLSKASWEYAQKAGAV from the coding sequence GTGGCTGACGGCGTCAGGAAAGACGAAGAATTCTCGGGCACCAAGCCGGTCGAGGAGCGTCATCGCTTCGACGAGCTGCGCCTGGAAGCCTGGATGCGCGACAACGTCGAGGGTTATGAGGGCCCGCTGGTCGTGCTCCAGTTCAAGGGCGGCCAGTCCAATCCGACTTACCGGCTGAACACGCCGAAGCGTTCCTACGTGATGCGCCGCAAGCCGTTCGGCAAGCTGCTGCCCTCCGCGCACGCGGTCGATCGCGAATATCGCGTCATCGCGGCTCTTGGAAAACAGGGCTTCCCGGTCGCGCGCGCGTATGCGCTGTGCCAGGACGATGGTGTCATCGGCGCCGCCTTCTACATCATGTCGATGGAAGAGGGCCGTGTGTTCTGGGATCCGACGCTGCCGAGCCAGACGCCGGAGGATCGCCGCAAAATCTTCACGAGCAAGATCGAGACGCTGGCGAAACTCCACATGTACGATCCCGTCGCGATCGGCCTCGGCGAGTTCGGCAAGCCCGGCAATTATTTCGCGCGGCAGATCGACCGCTGGACCAAGCAGTATCGCGCGTCCGAGACCCAGCACATTCCCGAGTTCGAGAAGGTCGCCGAATGGCTGCCGAAGACGGTGCCGGAACAGGCGCGCGTCTCGATCGTCCACGGCGACTATCGCCTCGACAACATGATTTTCCATCCGACGGAACCGCGCGTGCTGGCCGTGCTGGACTGGGAACTGTCGACGCTCGGCGATCCCATGGCCGACTTCACTTATCTCTTGATGCAGTGGATCATGCCGGGCCTCGAGGGAGCCGACCTCAAGGCGCTCAACATCCCGAGCGTGGAAGAGGCTGCGCAGATCTATTGCAACGTCACCAAGATGACGGTGCCGGATCTCAACTGGTACTTCGCCTACAATCTGTTCCGCCTCGCCGGCATCACCCAAGGCATCGCCGGCCGAGTCCGCGACGGCACCGCCGCCAACGCCAAGGCGCTGGAGTCAGCCAAGCGCACCGTGCCGCTGTCGAAGGCATCGTGGGAGTATGCGCAGAAGGCGGGCGCGGTTTAG
- the argE gene encoding acetylornithine deacetylase codes for MPDSRPERIRKLLADLVGFDTISDRTNLPLIAHIESYLKTLGVKSERIVDETGQKASLWATIGPEDRPGLVLSGHTDVVPVVGQDWSHDPFKLIERDGKLYGRGTTDMKGFVAVCLAMVPEMLEAKLATPIHLAISYDEEIGCVGVRPMLSEVAKKKVRPLGAFIGEPTEMKVIIGHKGKHGVRATFHGLAKHSSIAPDGVNAIEYAAELIVEIRRRAVKLASEAERNSLYDVPHSTLLTSIVHGGAALNIVPDTCTVDFECRGIGITESREVTDAIVAWAKAELEPAMKAQHPECGIDFEEILDYPALDTAADDAIVTLAKSLAGRNDHAKVAFGTEASLFASMADIPSVVIGPGSIAQAHTPDEFVAMAELEKCAGFVEKLIAHCVKG; via the coding sequence ATGCCAGACTCAAGACCCGAACGGATTCGCAAGCTGCTCGCCGACCTCGTCGGCTTCGACACCATCAGCGACCGCACCAACCTGCCTTTGATCGCCCATATCGAAAGCTACCTCAAAACGCTTGGCGTGAAGAGCGAGCGCATCGTCGACGAGACCGGGCAGAAGGCCTCGCTGTGGGCCACGATTGGCCCCGAGGATCGTCCCGGGCTCGTATTGTCCGGCCATACCGACGTCGTCCCGGTCGTGGGCCAGGACTGGAGCCATGATCCGTTCAAGCTGATCGAGCGCGACGGCAAGCTTTATGGCCGCGGTACCACCGACATGAAGGGCTTCGTCGCGGTGTGCCTTGCCATGGTACCGGAGATGCTGGAGGCGAAGCTGGCAACACCGATTCATCTGGCGATCTCCTATGACGAGGAAATCGGTTGCGTCGGCGTGCGGCCGATGCTGAGCGAAGTCGCCAAGAAGAAGGTCAGGCCGCTCGGCGCCTTCATCGGCGAGCCGACCGAGATGAAGGTCATCATCGGCCACAAGGGCAAGCACGGCGTTCGCGCGACATTCCATGGCCTCGCCAAACACTCATCGATCGCACCTGACGGCGTCAACGCGATCGAATACGCCGCCGAACTGATCGTCGAGATTCGCCGCCGCGCCGTGAAGCTTGCCAGCGAAGCCGAGCGCAACAGCCTCTACGACGTTCCGCACTCGACGCTGCTCACCAGCATCGTGCATGGCGGCGCGGCGCTGAACATCGTGCCCGACACCTGCACGGTGGATTTCGAATGCCGCGGCATCGGGATCACCGAGTCACGCGAGGTGACGGATGCGATCGTCGCCTGGGCCAAGGCCGAGCTCGAGCCGGCGATGAAGGCGCAGCATCCGGAGTGCGGCATCGATTTCGAAGAGATCCTCGACTATCCCGCGCTCGACACGGCAGCGGATGACGCGATCGTCACGCTCGCCAAGAGCCTCGCCGGCCGCAACGACCACGCCAAGGTCGCCTTCGGCACCGAGGCGAGCCTGTTTGCCAGCATGGCCGATATCCCGTCGGTGGTGATCGGGCCGGGCTCGATCGCGCAGGCGCACACGCCGGACGAATTCGTGGCGATGGCCGAGCTGGAGAAATGCGCAGGCTTCGTGGAGAAGCTGATCGCGCATTGTGTGAAAGGCTGA
- a CDS encoding SDR family NAD(P)-dependent oxidoreductase yields MGRLQGKSVIITGAGSGIGRAAALLFTKEGAKLIAVDRTEAVKETVDEVKRAGGVAEAMIADAGSEQDVIAVIDKAVKTHGRLDVIWANAGVSGGLVPLGEQTVEQWQEVLRVNLIGPFLAVKHAMPHMVKQQSGAIVLTASVAGLKAGASGHPYAASKAGVISLVQTTAYSLSGTGVRINAVCPGLIETGMTKPVFDRAKERGTTDKIGQLNPLKRAGQPHELAAMGLFLASDEASYVNGQAFPVDGGLTASMPYTGKPV; encoded by the coding sequence ATGGGCCGCCTGCAAGGCAAATCCGTCATCATCACCGGCGCCGGCAGCGGCATCGGCCGCGCGGCTGCGCTGCTGTTCACCAAAGAAGGCGCCAAGCTGATCGCGGTGGATCGCACCGAGGCGGTGAAGGAGACCGTCGACGAGGTGAAGAGAGCCGGCGGTGTCGCCGAAGCCATGATCGCGGATGCCGGTTCCGAGCAGGACGTCATCGCCGTCATCGACAAGGCGGTGAAGACGCACGGCCGGCTCGACGTGATCTGGGCCAATGCCGGCGTCTCCGGCGGGCTGGTGCCGCTGGGCGAGCAAACCGTGGAGCAGTGGCAGGAGGTCCTGCGCGTCAATCTGATCGGGCCGTTCCTCGCGGTGAAGCACGCGATGCCGCACATGGTGAAGCAGCAGTCCGGCGCGATCGTGCTGACCGCGTCCGTCGCGGGCCTCAAGGCGGGGGCGAGCGGTCATCCCTATGCGGCGAGCAAGGCCGGCGTGATCAGCCTTGTGCAGACCACCGCCTATTCGCTCTCCGGCACCGGCGTGCGCATCAACGCGGTGTGCCCGGGCCTGATCGAGACCGGCATGACCAAGCCGGTGTTTGACCGCGCCAAGGAGCGCGGCACCACTGACAAGATCGGCCAGCTCAACCCGCTGAAGCGCGCCGGCCAGCCGCACGAGCTCGCGGCAATGGGACTGTTTCTGGCGAGCGACGAAGCTTCGTATGTCAACGGCCAGGCGTTCCCGGTAGACGGCGGCCTGACGGCCTCGATGCCGTATACGGGCAAGCCGGTTTAA
- a CDS encoding histidine phosphatase family protein, translating to MAAADKPNVVTTRWWWVRHAPVRNDGGNIYGQSDLACDTSDTYVFNAVAKVLPRKAVWYSSNLMRTHQTAEAIWAAGYPKPASMPWEADLAEQNLGRWQGMNRAQFIASRPVGSSWFADINEPAPGGESFMDLYNRTRRTIERINAEAAGQDIIAVAHGGTIKAALGLALDGQLERALSFDIDNCSITRIDHFASPERTVWRLPMVNQQPWIADDAHAAMHQPAGPEVKKLA from the coding sequence ATGGCAGCCGCAGACAAGCCGAATGTGGTCACGACACGGTGGTGGTGGGTCCGTCACGCGCCGGTGCGCAACGACGGCGGCAACATCTACGGACAGAGCGATCTCGCCTGTGACACCAGCGACACCTACGTGTTCAATGCCGTTGCCAAGGTGCTGCCACGCAAGGCGGTCTGGTATTCGAGCAATCTGATGCGCACGCATCAGACTGCGGAGGCTATCTGGGCGGCCGGGTATCCGAAGCCTGCGTCGATGCCATGGGAAGCGGATCTCGCCGAGCAGAACCTCGGCCGTTGGCAAGGCATGAACCGAGCGCAGTTCATCGCCAGCCGCCCCGTGGGATCGAGCTGGTTCGCCGACATCAACGAGCCTGCCCCTGGCGGCGAAAGCTTCATGGACCTCTACAACCGCACGCGCCGCACCATCGAGCGGATCAACGCCGAGGCGGCCGGGCAGGACATCATCGCGGTTGCGCATGGCGGCACCATCAAGGCGGCGCTCGGGCTGGCGCTCGACGGCCAGTTGGAGAGGGCGCTGTCGTTCGACATCGACAATTGCTCGATCACGCGCATCGATCATTTTGCAAGCCCCGAACGCACGGTCTGGCGATTGCCGATGGTAAACCAGCAGCCGTGGATCGCCGACGACGCGCATGCGGCGATGCACCAGCCGGCGGGACCGGAAGTCAAGAAGCTCGCTTGA
- a CDS encoding SDR family NAD(P)-dependent oxidoreductase, producing the protein MTLFDMKGKVAVITGSTRGIGLAIAERMAEHGAKVVISSRKADVCDQVAKGINDKFGKGTAVAIAANISSKENLQNLIDESNRAFGKIDVLVCNAASNPYYGPLAGISDDQFRKILDNNIVANNWLISMVVPQMIERKDGSIIIVSSIGGLKGSTILGAYAISKAADMQLARNLACEYGPHNIRVNCIAPGLIKTDFAKALWDNPENLKASTSRSPLLRIGIPDEIAGAAVFLGSKAGDFMTGQTMVIDGGATIS; encoded by the coding sequence ATGACCTTGTTCGACATGAAGGGCAAAGTTGCCGTCATCACGGGATCGACGCGCGGCATCGGGCTTGCGATCGCCGAGCGTATGGCCGAGCACGGCGCCAAGGTGGTGATCTCCTCGCGCAAGGCCGACGTCTGCGACCAGGTGGCCAAGGGGATCAACGACAAGTTCGGCAAGGGCACCGCGGTCGCGATCGCCGCGAACATCTCGTCGAAGGAAAATCTGCAGAACCTGATCGACGAGAGCAATCGCGCCTTCGGCAAGATCGACGTGCTGGTCTGCAACGCGGCGTCGAACCCGTATTACGGTCCGCTCGCCGGCATCTCCGACGATCAGTTCAGGAAGATTCTCGACAACAACATCGTCGCCAACAACTGGCTGATCTCGATGGTGGTGCCGCAGATGATCGAGCGCAAGGACGGCTCGATCATCATCGTCTCCTCGATCGGCGGCCTCAAGGGCTCGACCATCCTCGGCGCCTACGCGATCTCGAAGGCTGCGGACATGCAGCTGGCACGCAACCTCGCCTGCGAATATGGCCCGCACAACATCCGCGTGAACTGCATCGCGCCCGGCCTGATCAAGACCGATTTCGCCAAGGCGCTGTGGGACAATCCGGAGAATCTGAAGGCCTCGACCTCGCGTTCGCCGCTGCTGCGCATCGGCATCCCCGACGAGATCGCGGGCGCCGCCGTGTTCCTGGGCTCGAAGGCCGGCGACTTCATGACCGGCCAGACCATGGTGATCGACGGCGGCGCGACGATCAGCTGA